One Ranitomeya imitator isolate aRanImi1 chromosome 1, aRanImi1.pri, whole genome shotgun sequence DNA window includes the following coding sequences:
- the FZD10 gene encoding frizzled-10, whose protein sequence is MDITAQLSRSTLLLLLGICLCSGISSIDTDRTGDGKCQAIEIPMCKDIGYNMTRMPNLMGHENQREAAIQLHEFAPLVEYGCHSHLKFFLCSLYAPMCTEQVSTPIPACRVMCEQARLKCSPIMEQFNFKWPDSLDCSKLPNKNDPNYLCMEAPNNGSDEAPRGSSMLPPIFRPQRPNNGVDPHPKDLPSRTTCENSGKFHHVEKSASCAPLCTSGVDVYWSKDDKKFAFIWISIWSLLCFFSSAFTVLTFLIDPQRFKYPERPIIFLSMCYCVYSVGYIIRLFAGADSIACDRDSGQLYVIQEGLESTGCTIVFLILYYFGMASSLWWVILTLTWFLAAGKKWGHEAIEANSSYFHLAAWAIPAVKTIMILVMRRVAGDELTGVCYVGSMDVNALTGFVLIPLACYLIIGTSFILSGFVALFHIRRVMKTGGENTDKLEKLMVRIGVFSVLYTVPATCVIACYFYERLNMDYWKILATQDKCKPNSQTKTLDCTMSNSIPAVEIFMVKIFMLLVVGITSGMWIWTSKTLQSWQNVFSKRLKKRSRRKPASVITSTGIYKKTQQPQKLHHGKYESALQPPTCV, encoded by the coding sequence ATGGATATCACAGCTCAGCTCTCACGATCTACTCTACTTCTGCTGCTTGGAATATGCCTCTGCTCAGGGATCAGCTCCATAGACACTGACCGGACTGGTGATGGCAAGTGTCAGGCTATAGAAATCCCCATGTGTAAGGACATTGGCTACAACATGACCAGGATGCCCAACCTGATGGGGCACGAGAACCAGAGGGAGGCAGCCATCCAGCTCCATGAGTTTGCCCCCCTGGTAGAGTACGGCTGTCACAGCCACTTGAAGTTCTTCTTGTGCTCTTTGTATGCTCCTATGTGCACCGAGCAGGTGTCCACCCCGATCCCAGCCTGTAGGGTCATGTGTGAGCAGGCAAGGCTCAAGTGCTCCCCGATCATGGAACAATTTAATTTCAAGTGGCCAGACTCTCTGGATTGTAGCAAACTGCCTAACAAAAACGATCCAAACTATCTGTGTATGGAGGCCCCCAACAATGGATCTGATGAAGCCCCCAGAGGATCTAGCATGCTGCCTCCAATATTCAGGCCACAGAGACCCAACAATGGTGTTGACCCTCATCCAAAGGATCTACCCAGCAGGACAACCTGTGAGAACTCAGGAAAGTTCCACCATGTGGAGAAGAGTGCTTCTTGTGCTCCCCTATGCACCTCTGGAGTAGATGTTTACTGGAGCAAGGATGACAAGAAGTTTGCCTTCATTTGGATTTCTATTTGGTCCCTCTTATGCTTCTTCTCCAGCGCTTTTACTGTACTAACCTTTCTAATAGATCCTCAGCGCTTCAAGTATCCCGAGAGGCCCATCATATTTTTATCCATGTGCTACTGTGTTTATTCTGTAGGCTACATCATCCGACTGTTTGCTGGAGCGGACAGTATAGCTTGTGATAGAGACAGTGGGCAACTTTATGTCATCCAGGAGGGTCTAGAGAGCACTGGCTGCACCATTGTGTTCCTCATTCTCTACTACTTTGGCATGGCCAGCTCCTTGTGGTGGGTGATTCTGACCCTGACCTGGTTCCTGGCTGCAGGGAAAAAGTGGGGACATGAAGCTATTGAGGCCAACAGTAGCTATTTCCACTTGGCTGCCTGGGCTATCCCAGCTGTGAAGACCATCATGATTTTGGTAATGAGGAGAGTAGCTGGTGATGAGCTCACAGGGGTTTGTTATGTTGGCAGCATGGATGTCAATGCTTTGACAGGCTTTGTGCTCATTCCCTTAGCTTGCTACCTCATCATTGGCACTTCTTTTATTCTCTCTGGCTTTGTGGCTCTTTTCCACATTAGAAGAGTAATGAAAACAGGAGGGGAAAACACTGACAAACTGGAAAAACTCATGGTCAGGATTGGGGTCTTTTCTGTCCTTTACACAGTCCCCGCCACTTGTGTCATCGCGTGTTATTTTTACGAGCGACTTAACATGGACTATTGGAAAATACTAGCCACCCAAGATAAGTGTAAACCTAATTCTCAGACCAAAACCCTGGATTGTACAATGTCAAACTCTATTCCAGCTGTAGAGATTTTTATGGTAAAAATATTCATGTTACTAGTTGTGGGCATAACCAGTGGCATGTGGATATGGACTTCTAAAACCTTACAGTCATGGCAGAATGTTTTCAGCAAAAGATTAAAGAAAAGGAGCAGGAGAAAACCTGCAAGTGTCATCACAAGTACCGGAATCTACAAAAAGACTCAGCAACCACAAAAACTTCACCATGGGAAGTATGAGTCAGCCTTACAGCCCCCTACATGTGTATGA